In the Loxodonta africana isolate mLoxAfr1 chromosome 1, mLoxAfr1.hap2, whole genome shotgun sequence genome, one interval contains:
- the LOC100665748 gene encoding developmental pluripotency-associated 5 protein-like has protein sequence MQQGDPVQQGGPVQPGDAVQQGGAIQRRSRREGFPLREGMPFVHLQHWCRFKHFMKPLVLHVEACLLEKIFGPSRVLLPGFEREFKVVLQVGEPDSDGMVEILISGTHWYRKRAKRLIHILAARSRRKQSGGTVMLGLESMKSLETEDAQSSAFLSAEAMSSLDKAMQSLEIGRETVGKPVTKAL, from the exons ATGCAGCAGGGCGATCCCGTGCAGCAGGGCGGCCCTGTGCAGCCGGGTGATGCAGTGCAGCAGGGCGGCGCTATACAGCGCCGAAGCCGACGGGAAGGGTTTCCACTCCGGGAAGGGATGCCTTTTGTACACTTGCAGCACTGGTGCAGGTTTAAGCACTTTATGAAACCATTGGTGCTTCACGTTGAGGCGTGTCTGCTGGAAAAGATATTCG GCCCAAGCAGAGTCCTCCTCCCGGGGTTCGAGCGCGAGTTCAAAGTCGTGCTCCAGGTGGGAGAGCCAGACTCTGATGGCATGGTTGAGATCCTCATCTCCGGGACACACTGGTACCGGAAACGCGCTAAAAGGCTTATTCACATCTTGGCGGCGAGGTCCCGAAGGAAGCAGTCTGGAG GCACAGTGATGCTCGGTCTGGAATCCATGAAGTCACTTGAAACCGAGGATGCTCAGTCCAGTGCTTTCCTCTCAGCTGAAGCGATGAGCAGCCTGGATAAAGCAATGCAGTCCCTGGAAATAGGTCGGGAGACTGTCGGGAAACCTGTTACCAAAGCATTGTGA